Proteins encoded by one window of Collimonas fungivorans:
- the rplO gene encoding 50S ribosomal protein L15, which produces MELNTIQPADGAKHYKRRVGRGIGSGIGKTAGRGHKGQKSRSGGFHKVGFEGGQMPLQRRLPKRGFKSMATPFKAEVRLSDLENLPVTEIDILVLKQAGVIGELARVVRVILSGEVTKKVTLKGLIATKGAKAAIEAAGGSVA; this is translated from the coding sequence ATGGAATTGAATACTATTCAACCTGCAGATGGCGCCAAGCATTACAAGCGTCGCGTTGGTCGTGGTATCGGCTCAGGTATCGGTAAGACAGCCGGCCGCGGTCACAAGGGTCAAAAATCGCGTTCGGGCGGTTTCCACAAAGTCGGCTTTGAAGGCGGTCAGATGCCTTTGCAACGTCGTTTGCCAAAACGCGGCTTCAAGTCGATGGCAACCCCGTTCAAGGCTGAAGTTCGCTTGTCGGACCTGGAAAACCTGCCGGTAACTGAAATTGATATCCTGGTGTTGAAGCAAGCTGGCGTGATCGGCGAGCTGGCACGAGTGGTACGCGTCATCCTGTCGGGCGAAGTCACCAAAAAGGTAACGCTCAAGGGTCTGATCGCTACCAAAGGTGCAAAAGCTGCGATTGAAGCAGCCGGCGGATCCGTAGCTTAA
- the secY gene encoding preprotein translocase subunit SecY, giving the protein MATSPQLAKSAASGFPWGRLWFLLAALVVYRIGAHIPVPGIDPSQLAQLFKQHQGGILGMFNMFSGGALSRFTVFALGIMPYISASIVMQLMSIVSPQLEALKKEGESGRRKITQYTRYGTLLLATFQALGIAVALESQPGLVLDAGLAFRFTTVVTLVTGTMFLMWLGEQITERGLGNGISIIIFAGIAAGLPNAIGGLFGQVSTGSMSALSAILICLIAAGVTYLVVFIERGQRKILVNYAKRQVGNKIYGGQSSHLPLKLNMAGVIPPIFASSIILFPATITSWFTSGDSTNPVVNFLKDMAASLAPGEPIHALLYAIAIVFFCFFYTALVFNSKETADNLKKSGAFVPGIRPGEQTARYIDKILMRLTLVGAVYITVVCLVPEFLIARWKVPFYFGGTSLLIIVVVTMDFMAQVQNYVMSQQYDSLLRKANFKGGVSTR; this is encoded by the coding sequence TTGGCGACATCTCCCCAACTTGCAAAGAGTGCTGCGAGCGGCTTCCCTTGGGGCCGTCTGTGGTTCTTGCTTGCTGCATTGGTTGTATATCGTATTGGTGCTCACATTCCCGTACCGGGAATTGATCCATCGCAGTTGGCGCAATTGTTTAAGCAGCACCAGGGCGGTATTTTGGGCATGTTCAACATGTTCTCTGGTGGTGCGTTGTCGCGGTTCACCGTGTTTGCGCTGGGAATCATGCCGTATATTTCGGCATCGATCGTGATGCAATTGATGTCGATTGTGTCGCCTCAGCTGGAAGCGTTGAAGAAAGAAGGCGAGTCCGGTCGTCGCAAGATTACCCAGTACACCCGTTACGGTACGCTGTTGCTGGCGACGTTCCAGGCCCTGGGGATTGCCGTAGCACTGGAATCGCAACCTGGCCTGGTGCTGGATGCAGGCCTGGCTTTCCGCTTCACGACAGTTGTGACGCTGGTAACAGGAACAATGTTTTTGATGTGGTTGGGTGAACAGATTACCGAGCGTGGTCTTGGTAATGGTATCTCGATCATCATTTTTGCAGGTATCGCAGCTGGTCTGCCAAATGCGATCGGTGGGTTGTTCGGGCAGGTAAGTACCGGTTCCATGAGTGCCTTGTCGGCGATCCTGATTTGTCTGATCGCGGCCGGCGTGACATACCTGGTGGTGTTTATCGAACGTGGTCAACGCAAGATTCTGGTGAATTATGCCAAGCGTCAAGTGGGCAACAAGATTTATGGCGGTCAAAGCAGTCATTTGCCGCTGAAGCTGAACATGGCTGGTGTAATTCCTCCAATCTTCGCTTCCTCGATCATCTTGTTTCCTGCGACAATCACGAGTTGGTTTACTTCCGGTGATTCAACCAATCCGGTAGTCAACTTCCTCAAGGATATGGCGGCTTCATTGGCGCCAGGCGAACCGATTCATGCCTTGCTGTATGCGATTGCGATTGTGTTCTTCTGCTTTTTCTATACTGCGCTGGTATTCAACAGCAAGGAAACTGCAGATAACCTGAAGAAAAGCGGCGCGTTTGTGCCGGGGATTCGTCCAGGTGAGCAGACAGCGCGTTATATCGACAAGATCTTGATGCGCTTGACCCTGGTCGGTGCGGTCTATATCACGGTAGTGTGTCTGGTTCCGGAATTCTTGATCGCTCGCTGGAAGGTACCGTTCTATTTTGGTGGTACATCGCTGTTGATTATCGTAGTGGTCACCATGGACTTCATGGCACAGGTACAGAATTACGTGATGTCGCAGCAATATGATTCGCTGCTGCGTAAGGCAAATTTCAAGGGCGGCGTTTCGACGCGGTAA
- the infA gene encoding translation initiation factor IF-1, producing the protein MAKDDVIQMQGEILENLPNATFRVKLENGHIVLGHISGKMRMNYIRILPGDKVTVELTPYDLSRARIVFRTK; encoded by the coding sequence ATGGCAAAAGACGACGTTATCCAGATGCAAGGCGAGATTCTTGAGAATCTCCCTAATGCAACATTTAGAGTCAAGTTGGAAAACGGACATATCGTCCTCGGTCATATTTCTGGCAAGATGCGCATGAACTATATCCGCATCCTGCCAGGAGATAAGGTGACAGTAGAATTGACACCTTATGATTTAAGCCGGGCACGGATTGTGTTCCGTACCAAGTAA
- the rpmJ gene encoding 50S ribosomal protein L36: protein MKVLASVKRICRNCKIIKRKGVVRVICTEPRHKQRQG, encoded by the coding sequence ATGAAAGTGCTCGCATCAGTCAAGCGGATCTGCCGCAACTGTAAGATCATTAAGCGCAAAGGCGTAGTTCGCGTCATTTGTACGGAACCGCGCCATAAACAGCGCCAAGGTTAA
- the rpsM gene encoding 30S ribosomal protein S13: protein MARIAGVNIPNHQHTVIGLTAIYGVGRPRAQEICDSTGILTTKKIKDLDDNELEKLRDEIAKFVVEGDLRRELSMNIKRLMDLGCYRGMRHRKGLPCRGQRTRTNARTRKGPRKAAQSLKK from the coding sequence ATGGCACGTATTGCAGGGGTCAACATCCCCAATCATCAGCACACCGTCATCGGCTTGACAGCCATCTACGGTGTTGGCCGCCCACGCGCACAAGAAATTTGCGACAGCACGGGTATTTTGACTACGAAGAAGATCAAAGATCTCGACGATAACGAGCTGGAAAAGCTGCGCGACGAAATTGCAAAATTCGTCGTCGAAGGTGACCTGCGTCGTGAACTGTCGATGAACATCAAGCGTTTGATGGATCTGGGTTGCTATCGTGGTATGCGTCATCGCAAAGGCTTGCCTTGCCGTGGCCAACGTACTCGTACCAATGCTCGTACCCGCAAGGGCCCGCGCAAAGCCGCTCAATCGCTGAAGAAATAA
- the rpsK gene encoding 30S ribosomal protein S11 gives MAKSPNNAAAARVRKKVKKNVAEGIAHIHASFNNTIITITDRQGNALSWATSGGAGFKGSRKSTPFAAQVAAEAAGKVAVECGVKNLEVRIKGPGPGRESAVRALNNLGIKITQIQDVTPVPHNGCRPPKRRRI, from the coding sequence ATGGCAAAGTCCCCAAATAACGCCGCAGCAGCACGTGTGCGTAAAAAAGTTAAAAAGAACGTTGCTGAAGGCATCGCGCACATCCACGCGTCTTTCAACAACACCATCATCACGATTACCGATCGTCAAGGTAATGCGTTGTCGTGGGCGACATCTGGTGGCGCTGGCTTTAAAGGCTCCCGCAAGTCGACTCCATTTGCAGCGCAGGTTGCAGCCGAAGCCGCTGGTAAAGTGGCTGTGGAATGTGGCGTGAAGAACCTGGAAGTACGCATCAAGGGCCCAGGTCCTGGTCGTGAATCCGCTGTTCGTGCGTTGAACAACCTGGGTATCAAGATCACCCAGATTCAAGACGTCACACCAGTGCCGCATAACGGTTGCCGCCCTCCAAAGCGCCGCCGTATCTGA
- the rpsD gene encoding 30S ribosomal protein S4: MARYIGPKAKLSRREGTDLFLKSARRSLDSKCKLDSKPGQHGRTSGARTSDYGNQLREKQKVKRMYGILERQFRRYFAEADRRKGNTGETLLRLLEARLDNVVYRMGFGSTRAEGRQLVSHKAFTVNGNVVNIASYQVKTGDVIAVREKAKKQVRIIEALSLAEQGGMPSWVSVDAKKMEGTFKSLPDRNEIANDVNESLIVELYSR, translated from the coding sequence GTGGCACGTTATATCGGACCTAAAGCAAAACTTTCCCGCCGTGAAGGCACGGACCTGTTCCTGAAGAGCGCACGCCGCTCGCTGGACTCCAAGTGCAAACTGGATTCCAAGCCAGGTCAGCATGGCCGCACCTCCGGCGCACGTACTTCCGACTACGGCAACCAATTGCGCGAAAAGCAAAAGGTCAAGCGTATGTACGGCATCCTGGAACGCCAGTTCCGCCGCTATTTCGCTGAAGCGGACCGTCGCAAGGGCAACACCGGCGAAACACTGCTGCGTTTGCTGGAAGCGCGTCTGGACAACGTTGTATACCGTATGGGCTTCGGTTCGACCCGTGCTGAAGGCCGTCAATTGGTCTCGCACAAGGCGTTCACCGTCAACGGCAACGTAGTCAACATCGCCTCTTACCAAGTGAAGACCGGCGACGTCATCGCCGTTCGCGAAAAGGCCAAGAAGCAAGTGCGTATCATTGAAGCGCTGTCGCTGGCTGAACAAGGCGGCATGCCATCGTGGGTTTCGGTTGATGCGAAGAAAATGGAAGGTACTTTCAAGTCCCTGCCAGACCGTAACGAAATCGCTAACGACGTCAACGAATCGCTGATCGTCGAACTGTATTCGCGTTAA
- a CDS encoding DNA-directed RNA polymerase subunit alpha has product MQNSLLKPRIIEVEALGAGHAKVVMEPFERGYGHTLGNALRRVLLSSMVGYAPTEVTIAGVVHEYSSLDGVQEDVVDILLNLKGVVFKLHNRDEVTLTLKKDGEGAVLASDIDLPHDVELVNPDHVIAHLTAGGALDMQIKVEKGRGYVPGNVRRLTEDANKTIGRIILDASFSPVRRVSYAVESARVEQRTDLDKLVINIETNGVITPEEAIRQSARVLVDQLNVFAALEGTEAAAEAPSRAPQVDPILLRPVDDLELTVRSANCLKAENIYYIGDLIQRSENELLKTPNLGRKSLNEIKEVLASRGLTLGMKLENWPPAGLEK; this is encoded by the coding sequence ATGCAAAACAGCTTGTTGAAGCCACGTATTATCGAAGTAGAAGCACTGGGTGCCGGCCACGCTAAAGTCGTGATGGAACCGTTTGAACGTGGCTACGGCCACACGCTGGGCAATGCGCTGCGTCGCGTGCTGCTGTCGTCGATGGTTGGCTATGCGCCGACTGAAGTGACGATCGCCGGCGTGGTTCACGAATACTCGTCGCTTGACGGCGTGCAGGAAGACGTAGTCGACATCCTGCTGAACCTGAAGGGCGTCGTGTTCAAGCTGCATAACCGCGACGAAGTAACACTGACATTGAAAAAAGATGGCGAAGGCGCTGTGCTGGCTTCCGACATCGATCTGCCGCATGACGTGGAACTGGTGAATCCGGACCACGTGATTGCCCACCTGACTGCCGGTGGCGCACTCGACATGCAGATCAAGGTTGAAAAAGGCCGTGGCTACGTGCCGGGCAACGTCCGCCGCCTGACGGAAGATGCCAACAAGACTATCGGCCGCATCATCCTGGACGCGTCGTTCTCGCCGGTCCGCCGTGTTTCCTACGCTGTTGAATCGGCGCGTGTGGAACAGCGTACCGACCTGGACAAGCTGGTCATCAACATTGAAACCAATGGCGTGATCACTCCGGAAGAAGCGATTCGCCAATCGGCGCGCGTGCTGGTGGATCAACTGAACGTGTTCGCTGCGCTGGAAGGCACTGAAGCTGCTGCTGAAGCTCCATCGCGCGCACCGCAAGTCGATCCTATCCTGTTGCGCCCGGTCGACGACCTGGAACTGACAGTACGTTCGGCCAACTGCCTGAAAGCGGAAAACATTTACTACATTGGCGACCTGATCCAGCGTAGCGAAAATGAACTGCTGAAGACGCCAAACCTGGGCCGCAAGTCCTTGAACGAAATCAAGGAAGTCCTGGCATCCCGTGGTTTGACACTGGGCATGAAGCTGGAAAACTGGCCGCCTGCAGGCCTGGAAAAGTAA
- the rplQ gene encoding 50S ribosomal protein L17: protein MRHRHGLRKLNRTSSHRLAMLRNMTVSLLRHEAIKTTLPKAKELRRVIEPILTLGKTDTLANKRLAFARLRDREMVLKLFAELGPRYANRNGGYLRILKMGFRVGDNAPMAYIELMDRPEISDDAEVPTAD, encoded by the coding sequence ATGCGTCACCGTCACGGCCTTCGTAAATTAAATCGTACTTCTTCCCACCGCCTCGCCATGTTGCGCAACATGACTGTTTCGCTGCTGCGTCACGAAGCAATCAAGACCACATTGCCTAAGGCAAAAGAACTGCGTCGCGTGATCGAACCGATCCTGACACTGGGCAAGACCGACACCCTGGCAAACAAGCGCCTGGCATTCGCCCGCCTGCGCGACCGCGAAATGGTCCTGAAGCTGTTTGCTGAACTGGGCCCACGTTATGCAAACCGTAACGGCGGCTACCTGCGCATCCTGAAAATGGGTTTCCGCGTTGGCGATAACGCGCCTATGGCTTACATCGAACTGATGGACCGTCCGGAAATCAGCGACGACGCTGAAGTACCGACAGCTGACTAA
- the cutA gene encoding divalent-cation tolerance protein CutA, whose protein sequence is MSDALLILTSLPDLASAQALARQLVEHKLAACVNLLPAVQSVYRWQGQVEQALETTLLIKTVAHRYAELESAIKAAHPYAVPEIIALPIMAGLPAYLDWITAETQKDVNV, encoded by the coding sequence ATGTCAGATGCCTTGCTTATACTCACCAGCTTGCCCGATCTCGCCAGCGCGCAGGCATTGGCGCGGCAACTGGTGGAGCACAAGCTGGCGGCCTGCGTCAATCTCCTGCCGGCGGTGCAATCGGTCTATCGCTGGCAAGGCCAGGTGGAGCAAGCGCTTGAAACTACTTTGCTGATCAAGACCGTGGCGCACCGTTATGCGGAGCTGGAAAGTGCGATCAAGGCCGCTCATCCGTATGCCGTACCGGAAATAATTGCCCTACCGATCATGGCCGGCTTGCCAGCCTACCTGGACTGGATTACTGCAGAAACCCAAAAGGACGTGAATGTTTAA